The Paenibacillus sp. 481 DNA window ACCGCCGATTGTTCCAAGCTCACCTTCAACAGAAACGCCCATAGCGTGTGCTGCTTTAACAACTTCTTTTGTCAAACGAATGTTGTCTTCAAAAGAGTGGTGGGAACCGTCAAACATAACGGAAGAGAATCCAGCACGGATACATTTCATAGCAACTTCAAATGTGCTACCGTGGTCGAGGTGCAAAGCGATTGGCAAACCGGATTTTGCAGCTGCTGCTTGTGCCATTGCAACAGTGTACTCGATACCCATGTACTTCAAAGCGCCTTCGGAAACACCGAAGATAAGTGGGGAATTTGTCTCGATTCCCGCGTCTGTAATAGCTTGTACAAACTCAAGGTTATTAATATTGAATTGACCTACTGCAAATTTGTTTTCTTTTGCTTTTGGTAGGAATTCATTCATGGAAACTAATGGCATGGTTCCATCCTCCTATACAGGTTTTCGTCGTCTGTCTCTCCAACTGTAGCCGACAAGTTTACTATGATAGTATATCACATTTGACCTGCAAAAAGTAAACATGCCCTTGACAAATCAGTATATACCAAATCTAGTCTATAAATCGGTCAATTGTAAGTAAATGGGAACTAATGAACTGAAAAACAGCCGGGCTTCGCCACCCGGCTTGGTTACGGTCTATTTAAGTCATTACGATGGCATCGACATTTGACTTCCTGATGAGTGTTGATCATGACGCTCCAAGGTCATATTTACAGCGACTCTCATTTCATCAATATCAAACGGTTTTGTAAAGTGCATAATCGCACCTAAATCAGTTGCTTCTTTAATCATGTCTAGTTCCCCATATGCCGTCATCATAATGACGTTCATGTAAGGCTTCATCTGTTTGATTTGTTTTAAAATTTCAAGTCCGTCCATACCGGGTATTTTCATATCCAGCAGCACGATGTCCGGAGCATGATCGCGGACAATTTCCAATGCGGTCTTGCCATTAGATGCTTGATAAGTCATATAACCTTCACTGCTGAACACTTCCATGAGAAGAACCCGAATACCGTTCTGATCATCGACAATTAACACTTTCCTCTTATCCAAACTGGTACCCCTCCCACCGTGTATCACGAGCGAGCGTAACTGTGTCCATAGCGACGCATCGCTTATCATGCCGAGCATGAATGTTGTTGCACGTCCATTTCAAGTTATTTATTCGCTCCAAAGCAATAAATTCCTGCTTTATGTTGGAAAAACATTGGCTTTTAGGAGGGGTAAAATAAAAAAACGAAAGCCCCAAAAGGACCTTCGTTTTTTTATTTCATTATAATTAACCGCGATATTGAATAGCTGCTTTAACAAATTCACGGAACAACGGCTGTGGACGGTTCGGACGGGATGCGAACTCCGGATGGAATTGCGCAGCCAAGAACCAAGGATGTCCTGGTAGCTCGACGATCTCGACGAGACGGCCGTCTGGTGATGTGCCCGTAATTTTCAAGCCAGCACGTTCAACCATTTCACGGTATTCATTGTTGAACTCATAGCGGTGACGATGACGCTCGTAAACGAGCTCATCTGCGTAGCATTCCATCGCAAGCGAACCTTCTTGCAGTTTGCAAGGATACAAGCCAAGACGCATTGTACCACCCAAGTCTTCAATATCCTTCTGCTCTGGCAACAAGTCGATAACTGGATATCCTGTAGATGGATTGATTTCGGAGCTGTTCGCGCCTTCCAAACCAACTACATTACGTGCATACTCGATGCACGCCACTTGCATACCAAGGCAAATACCGAAGAACGGAATGCGTTGTTCACGAGCAAAACGAATGGCTTCCACTTTACCTTCGATACCACGATCGCCGAAGCCACCTGGCACGAGAATACCGTTGATTCCAGACAAGTGCTCTGCTACGTTCTCTGCTGTAATTTCTTCTGCGTTGACCCAACGCAACTTAACATCTGTATTCGCATCAATTCCTGCATGCGCCAATGCTTCTACAACAGACAAATAAGCATCGTGCAGTGCAACGTATTTACCGACAATTGCAATTTCAACTTCGCCTTGCAATTGTTTAACGCGCTCTACAAGCTTTGTCCACTCTGTCATATCTGGCTCAGGAGTTTGCAATTTCAAGTGATTCACAACGAAGTCATCCATACCTTGCTCACGCAACATAAGTGGTACTTCGTAAAGTGTGGAAGCATCACGGCATTCCACAACCGCGTTTGGATCGATGTCACAGAAGAGTGCAATCTTGCGCTTCAAGTCTTCTGCCAATCCATGCTCCGTACGGCAAACGAGCATATTCGGCTGAATGCCGATGCTGCGCAATTCCTTAACGCTATGCTGTGTTGGCTTTGTTTTCACTTCGCCTGCAGCTTTAATGTAAGGAACTAGCGTAACGTGGATGTACATCACGTTATCGCGGCCGACTTCGCTCTTAATTTGACGAATCGCTTCAATAAACGGCAAGCTTTCGATGTCGCCAACTGTACCACCGATTTCGGTAATAACAACGTCGGTACCCGATTCTTTGCCTGCACGATATACGCGCTCTTTAATTTCGTTCGTAATGTGCGGAATAACTTGCACAGTGCCGCCCAAATATTCACCGCGGCGCTCTTTGGAAATAACCGAAGAGTAGATCTTACCTGTTGTTACGTTGCTGTTCTTCGACAAGTTAATATCAATAAAACGCTCGTAGTGACCAAGGTCAAGATCCGTTTCCGCGCCATCATCAGTTACGAATACTTCACCATGCTGATAAGGGCTCATTGTACCCGGGTCTACGTTAATGTACGGATCACATTTCTGGATCGTAACTTTAAGACCTCGATTTTTCAAAAGTCTGCCCAAAGATGCAGCTGTAATCCCTTTACCTAAAGACGAAACGACGCCGCCCGTCACGAAAATGTATTTTGCCACTGGTGAAACCCTCCTATGATCAAGTGCAATCATGCCATGTTCTCGGGAGGCTTTGATTGCAAAACGGTTCGATGAAGTGCATGATGCTTGTTATGTTGTTATCGCAACCCAATTGCAGAACAAAAATGATGCAGTCGAAACGAATTAACCTTAACCGAGGATCAATTATCTCCGCGTTGAATCCTAATTTAGGGTTCCTTCTCCCGTAAATATGATTCATAAAAAAACAAAAAAGTGACTCCCGTATTGTCACGGGGCACTTTCTATATTTAAACGCAAACTCGTATTATGTTAAACTCACTTCCAAAGCCCATATGCTAGTTTACTCCGTAGGTACTTCCGTGTCAAGGGAACTTGATTGGATTTTTACAACTAAAAAAATCACGCCACTCAACGAAAAAATGCCGGTTATACATCCTGCAGCTAAGGCAAGAAAGCATAACCGGCATTTTATTCAGTTGATTATGAACGATTAGCGATTCTCTTCGTCTTCGCCTTCTTCAAAATCGTCAGCTTCTTCGTCTTCATCCGATTCGGAGTCCGATTCTTCAAGCTCTCCTTCTATACCAACTTCTTCGTCAACTTCCGCTTCTTCCTCGTCGTCAACGTAAATTTCGTCTTCGCTATCCTCATCGACGAAATCAAAATCTTCGTCGCCAGTGTAAGCGTCGTCTTCTTCCACATAAATCTCGTCATCTTCCAGATCATCATCATCATCGTTGATGATGCGCGGACGTTTAGCACCGCCTGTCATCGCATCTTCAGAACGATCAACAGGGTACCAGCGCTTCAAACCCCATAGGTTGTTGCCGACGCAAGCAAACCGCCCGTCAATGTTAATCTCAGTATATAGCTGTGCGATGACATCGTTAATTTGCCCTTTAGTCAATCCACGCAGCTTTGCCACTTCATTCATCAAGTCGCGGTAATAGAATGGTGTGTTTGCTACTTTCAAAATCATGAAAGCCAGATCCACCATCGGCATTTCTTGCACTTTATTGGGATCCAGTTTTAAATCCAACGGGGTGCTCATACGGACACATCCTTTTCACAAAGGTTCAAACTAGTTCTAACATTTCCATGTTCACACCTAAGTAAAACCGATCTTTCTCGAAAAAGCAAGTTTTGTTCCTGTTTTACGCCCGATTTTCAGTTAAATTGCGTCCAAATTTATAATTATGTATCTAACATTACTGGCATTTTATATGTATAAATCCTGTTTTTATCAAGGAAATAAAGAAACGCGAAGGGCGTCCCTCCGCGTTCGACTGTATCCGCACCCGAAGACGGTCATTACCGCCCCCGCTCTGGCGTACTGAGCCCTTCGCTGGCTCTACTCTCATACTATGTCCGCAGAAGTCGTTTGACACGGAATAAGGCCTAACTTTTATAAAAAAGGCGCCTACCCCAGTCCACCCCCGCGCAACTCGCATACGATACTGCACAAGGACCTGTCGGGAGGGACTCGACATTGGATGTTACGGGATTTCTCCACTTGTTGCTTCAAGAATTATCTTCCTCCGATTCAAACACGCGCAATTATTTCATTCGCTTCCATAACATTCAACTTTTCAATCAATGCCGCGTTGCGTTAGAAGGACTACAGAAGGAGCATATATTGCTCCAACGCATCCGCGTCTCTCCGTTGATTCATGCCTTGATGTGCCCACTTTCGGATGATGGAAAGCGAATTCTAGAACTTAATGGACGTGATTGGTCGGTAGAGGATGATGTCCTCATTCAGATGCACGCCGCGACTCGCAAGCCAGTGGCATGGGAGAGCGGTGTACCATGGGGAGTTCGTCAAATAAAGGCTCCTCAAGCGTGGAGCACAACGACAGGACATCGCATTCAAATTGGTGTCATTGATACAGGAGCAGATTTTCGCCATCCTGATTTGCAGCATGCGCTCATGCGCGGTGTCAATTTTGTACATCGCGGCCTTCCACCTCACGACGATAATGGACATGGCACTCATATTGCAGGCACGATTGCTGCATCCAATCAAATTTATGGCATTATCGGCGTGGCACCTCGGGCACTGATTCATCCTGTAAAAGCATTCGATGAAAATGGTTCGGCTTATGTATCTGATATTGTCCAAGGCATTGACTGGTGTGTACGCAACGAGCTCAATATTATTAATATGAGCTTTGGTATGAAATCGCGCAGCAAATCGTTATTAAGCGCCGTTACGAATGCGTACAATGCCGGCGTAACGATCGTCGCCTCCTCTGGCAACGATTCGAAACGCAAGTCAATCGACTACCCCGCACGTTATACGCAAACGATTTCGGTAGGAGCCACCGATAAACTTCATCGCATTGCACCGTTCAGTAATCGGGGAAGATATGTCGATATTTATGCACCTGGGGAAAAAATAGTGTCCTCTTGGTTAAAAGGCAAGTATCACGAAATGAGCGGCACCTCGATGGCTACGTCTCATGTGAGCGGTGCAATCGCCTTATTGCTGGCGATGAATCCTGAACTCAATCCAGGCGAAATCAAAGCGTTGTTACGCCGCTCTGCCAACCCGACACGCTGCCCTATTAATCGCAGCAAAACAACCCCTGTCTCTTACGAAATCGATGTGTCCCGATTATTAAAAGAAGCAGAGCGCTAAATCGCTCTGCTTCTTTTACCTGTTTATATGAAGGCATATCACATGGTCATACGTGACGCTACGTAACGACACAAAATATGATGTGACAAGCTCACACTTACATACGTTCTGGTGCAGATACACCAACTAGGCGCAATACGTTCGCGATAACGGTGCGCACAGCGCTAAGCAATGCCAAGCGAGCTTGCGTCTGCTCAGCATCCTCCGTAATGACACGCTCCGCTTTGTAGTAGCTGTGGAACATGGATGCCAACTCGTAAACATAACGAATGAGACGATGCGGCGCATAGTCACGCGCAGCGACCGTAATTTCCTCTGGAAGCTCACCCATTTTACGCAGAAGGTCATATTCATGCTCAGTCGTCAGCTTCGTCAAGTCAATGTCAGCCAAAGACTTGAGCGCAATATGTTGCTCCTCTGCTTGACGGTGAATACTGCAAATACGTGCGTGTGCATATTGCACGTAGAACACGGGATTGTCATTGGATGTCGAAATCGCCAAATCCATATCGAAATCAAGATGCGAGTCCATCGAACGCATCGTAAAGAAGTAACGAATAGCGTCAACGCCTACTTCGTCCATCAAATCTTCCATCGTCACGGCTTTGCCTGTACGCTTGGACATTTTTACTTTTTCACCGTTCTGGAACAGGCTTACCATCTGTGCAATTAGCACGATAAGCTTCTTCGGATCGTTGCCAAGAGACTCCATCGCCGCTTTCATACGTGGAATGTAGCCGTGGTGGTCCGCGCCCCAAATGTTAATGACTTTATCGAAGCCGCGAGCGTACTTATAAGCATGGTACGCGACGTCTGGCGTCAAATACGTATACGATCCGTCATTTTTAATCAACACGCGATCTTTGTCGTCTCCGAACGTCGTTGTACGCAACCATGTTGCACCTTCATGCTCGTACACGTGCCCACTAGCGCGCAAAGCATCCAAGCCTCTCAGCACTTCGCCGCTCTCGTACATGGAAGTTTCACTGAACCACACGTCGAACGGTACGCGGAAACGATGAAGGTCGCGCTTAATTTTGTCCAACTCTTTTTCCAAACCGTAGTTGCGGAAATAAGTCGTACGCTCTTCGTCCGAAAGCTGAAGCAGACGATCGCCTTCTTTAGCTGCCAGCTCCTCTGCAAAACCTTTAATGTCTTCGCCGTGGTAGCCATCCTCTGGCATTTCAGCATCCATGCCAAGCGCTTGCTTATAGCGGCACTCGATCGATTTCGCCAAGTTCATCACTTGGTTACCTGCATCATTAATGTAATATTCGCGGGTCATTTCATAGCCTGCAAAATCAAGCAAGTTGCACAGAGCATCCCCTACAGCTGCGCCGCGGGCATGTCCCAAATGCAAGCTACCTGTTGGGTTGGCAGATACAAACTCCACTTGCGCACGTTGGCCTGCACCGAAGTTAACACGTCCATAGTCTGCGCCTTTTTCTGTTACTTCCTTTACAACATCGAACAAGTAGCTCTTGTTCATGCGGAAGTTAATGAAACCTGGGCCTGCGATGTCTGCACTTTCAATCGAAGCAGACGCTTTATCCAAGTGCTCCAAAATCGCCTCTGCAATTTGGCGCGGGTTGCGTTTGGCAATGCGCGTTAATTGCATAGCTACGTTAGTAGCCATATCACCGTGCGTTTTATCTTTCGGCGTCTCGATCACGAATGCTGGCAATTCCTCACGTGCAACGATACCTGCTGCCACAATCGCATTTTCTAACGCATTTTTCACTTGCTCATTAATTCGTTCCATTACACTGTTGCTCATAAAATTAGTTCCTCCTGCTTGCTCCGATTAAAATGACTTCGTTGTTGTTATTCCGATTGTTGTGTATGCGGTCGCAAACGCAACAACAGATCAAACTGTCCCGTACATTGATCTTCTATATATAAACGGTATGCCCATTCAAGCTCTAATTGTTCAAATTGGAGTGGCCCTTCGAAAGGCCAAGCCGCTCCCAAATCCAACTTCGTCGTCTCCGTTGTCATTAAAAATCGCATGACAGGAGAGCGATAAAATCCCGTTTGCCGCTGCTTCATATCGAATGTTTGTTCAGACTCAACATGACCACGTCGAATAAGCTTCATTTGGTCTTTGCTAATCTTCATCGTGACCTGCGTTGTGCCCGTTGTCGAATCGTCCGAAGTCTGCTGTGAAGCCGTTTCCGACTTGGAGCCCCTTCGTCGCTTCACTCCCTCTTGCTCAGGAGCCGGCTCGACATAACGAAGGAAGAAGCTATCGCCTTTGCGGTACAGGTCGCCTACAATTCGCTGCACCACTTGCTCCTCATCCTGTCGGCTGCGGACCGTAATATACACTTGAAGTTTATCTGGTGATTGGCCCGTCATACGTAGTCCCCTATTCCATTCCAAAAATTCATATCTATAAATTATCCGGTAATTAAGCCCCATTTGCAACCTGTTTCGCCTGAAAAAATGAGGAGTATACATTTAGATGGAAAATTATTGTCGATGTGTTACATTAAAATAGAATATCGTTTAAGAAGGTGGGATTATATGGGCACATTAGCGAAACCGGCTATCGTAAGACCCCAATTTATTGTCGATCAAGATAAAATGATTGAAATTCTTGAACAGCTCCATCCCAATCATCCACAATGGTCTACCATTAAGCGGATGATTCGTAACACCGAGGTATATACGAGACATATCGTACGACCCATTGAAGAAATTATCGAGCACGCCGGATTTGAGCAGCGCAATCTCATTTATATGGAAGAAGCGCGAAGACTTGGAATTGCAGCTGTAGAACAGGCCTTAACTCATGCGGAACTACAACCCAACGAAATTGACCTCATCATCGTCACGTCCTGCACCGGATTTATGATGCCTTCATTAACAGCTTATCTCATTAGCCATTTTCCATTCCGAGAAGACACGAAGCAACTTCCAATTGCACAGCTTGGCTGTGTTGCCGGGGCCTCGGCCATTAATCGAGCGTTTGAATATTGCTCTGCTTATAAGGAAGCGAATGTGCTCATCGTTAGTGTTGAGTTCTGTTCGCTGTGCTTCCAGCCTACCGATAACTCTATCTCCGATTTCGTATCGGCTGCATTATTTGGCGACAGTGTATCCGCATGTGTCATGCGCGGCACTGGTGGTACGGGCTACCGCGTAGAAGCAGATCGCTCTTTTTTAATGAAGAATACCGAGCATTATATTGCCTACAACGTAAAAGATACGGGTTTTCATTTTGTATTAGATAAGAAAGTAATGTCTACTATTGAAACCGTAGCACCAATTATGCGAGCTTTTACTGAGGATACGATGAATAGCACCGTCGATCAGCTGAATTTCTTCGTGTTTCATACAGGGGGAAGACGTATCTTGGACGAGCTGGTCAAGCATCTAGAAATTGATGAGCAACACGTTAATTGGAGTCGGCAAAGCTTGGCTGAATGCGGGAACTTGTCCAGTGTAGTCGTATTTGATGTACTTGCACGGATGTTTGAAAGTAAGGAAAGAACGGATGGAGAAAGGGGGCTGTTAGCAGCTTTTGGACCTGGATTTACAGCGGAGATGTGCATAGGCACTTGGAAGGAGGGCTAGTCGTAATCTTTTTTCAAACCATATATTTATAAGGATTTCAATGTTCACATAAGTATTTAAATTCTCAAATATCACACTTGGCAGTTCTTAATTCGTAATTCGTAATTCGTATTCCGTATTTCGCAATAAATTGACCACCTAGAACACGTTACCTCCAGGTGGTCAACACCTTCTTGAATGAAGTTTTTTTGTCTAATCATTGAGTCTCTTTCTCGTCCCCTTTGCTAGATGCATCTCTACCACTCGTATCTATATTTACTCCACTCAAATAGGAGATTGTTTCTATTTCAACAAAATGTGCAGCGCTTTAACTACGAAACGTCGTTCCAAACAAGCAAGTGACTGGAGGTTTGCGTAGATGCGCACGTAGATATATTACGTAGAAGTAAACGTAGATATTTACGTAGATGCAGCGCCATTGATGTCTTCCTGATCAGCCTCCTGATGTTGAAGCTGTGCGCGTGGATCTGTAATCCACCCCTTGCTTGCAGCGAATTGAAATGAAGCACTGTTGAGCTGACGGTCGTATACTAAGCTTTGCACAACACGACTCATCTGACTCCATTCATGAGGCTGAGCAGATTGACAGGTCTGTACGATTTGAAATAATATGCCCACTGAAAGTAAACCCTCCTCTCTAATAATTGATAATGATTATCAATTTCATTATAAGTGTGTGCGTTTCGTTTATCAACCCTATTTTTGGATATTGAGAAACAAAAATGCCGCATACCCTTTATAGGATGTGCGGCACTTCATTTTCGTGTGTATGTTTTAACTACACTTCGTTTATTTTACAAATCCGAGCAGCATCTCACGGATAAACTTGCTCGCAATAATTGGCGTTTGCTCCGACGAATCATAGATCGGCGCTACTTCCACCAAATCGCAACCGATGACGTTAGCTTCGGAGCCTGCGATCAAGTGAATCGCTTCAAGCAGCTCCTTCGACGTGATTCCACCCGCTTCTGCTGTGCCTGTACCAGGTGCAGCACTTGGGTCAAGTACGTCGATATCGATCGTCACATAGACCGGACGACCAGCCAACTCCGGCAAAGCCTTCTTCAACGGCTCTGCCACGTCGAACGGATAGAAATTGATGTTCTCACGTGCATACGTCCACTCTTCACGTGAGCCAGAGCGGATACCGAACTGATAGATGTTCTTGCCACCAATCAGTTCCGCAGCCTTACGGATCGGCGTGGAGTGAGACAAAGGCTCACCCTCATACTGCTCGCGCAAGTCAGCGTGTGCATCGATATGAATAATAGCCAGATCAGGATACTTCTTGTAAACCTCTTGAATAACAGGCCAAGTTACGAGATGCTCGCCACCAAGACCAACCGGGAATTTGTCATCCGCGAGCAAGCCGCGCATGTATTCACCGATAATTTCCAAGCTCTTGCCTGCGTTGCCGAACGGCAGCAACAAGTCGCCTGCATCAAAATAGTTCAAATCTTCAATGCTTTTATCGAGATATGGGCTGTACTCTTCCAAGCCTACGGACGCCTCGCGGATGCGAGCTGGGCCGAAACGAGAACCTGGACGGAACGATACCGTATAGTCCATCGGCATCCCGTAAATGACCGCTTTAGCGCCAGCGTAATCGTCCGAGCTGCAAATAAATACGTTACCCGAATATTTTTGATCTAAACGCATAGGTGTACCCTCCTTCTTACTCTTACTTGTAGCTTACTTGCACAAATCCTCAACGAATTTAGGCAAAGCGAATGCTGCCTTGTGCAAGCGCGGCGAGTAGTACTTTGTATCCATTTCTGGAATTTGCGTTTCGTCTACGTTAAGTGGGTCATGCTTTTTGCTGCCCATCGTAAACGTCCACAATCCACTTGGATACGTCGGAATGTTCGCACCGTATACGCGTACAATTGGGAATATTTCCTTTACGTCACGAGTTACTTGCTGAATCAAATCAGCTTTGAACCAAGGGTTGTCCGTTTGCGCCACGAAAATGCCGTCTTCCTTCAAAGCTTCGTAGATGCCTTGGTAGAAGCCACGCTCAAACAGTGGTGCTGCCGGGCCTACTGGTTCTGTCGAGTCAACCATGATCACGTCATACTCATTTTTTGCATTCAAAATGTGCATGTAGCCGTCATTCACGATTACTTCCACGCGCGGGTTG harbors:
- a CDS encoding type III polyketide synthase, whose translation is MGTLAKPAIVRPQFIVDQDKMIEILEQLHPNHPQWSTIKRMIRNTEVYTRHIVRPIEEIIEHAGFEQRNLIYMEEARRLGIAAVEQALTHAELQPNEIDLIIVTSCTGFMMPSLTAYLISHFPFREDTKQLPIAQLGCVAGASAINRAFEYCSAYKEANVLIVSVEFCSLCFQPTDNSISDFVSAALFGDSVSACVMRGTGGTGYRVEADRSFLMKNTEHYIAYNVKDTGFHFVLDKKVMSTIETVAPIMRAFTEDTMNSTVDQLNFFVFHTGGRRILDELVKHLEIDEQHVNWSRQSLAECGNLSSVVVFDVLARMFESKERTDGERGLLAAFGPGFTAEMCIGTWKEG
- a CDS encoding response regulator produces the protein MDKRKVLIVDDQNGIRVLLMEVFSSEGYMTYQASNGKTALEIVRDHAPDIVLLDMKIPGMDGLEILKQIKQMKPYMNVIMMTAYGELDMIKEATDLGAIMHFTKPFDIDEMRVAVNMTLERHDQHSSGSQMSMPS
- a CDS encoding DUF1934 domain-containing protein: MTGQSPDKLQVYITVRSRQDEEQVVQRIVGDLYRKGDSFFLRYVEPAPEQEGVKRRRGSKSETASQQTSDDSTTGTTQVTMKISKDQMKLIRRGHVESEQTFDMKQRQTGFYRSPVMRFLMTTETTKLDLGAAWPFEGPLQFEQLELEWAYRLYIEDQCTGQFDLLLRLRPHTQQSE
- the speE gene encoding polyamine aminopropyltransferase, whose amino-acid sequence is MELWFTEKQTPSFGITAKIRETYVNEQTPYQHLVMLDTEEFGRMLVLDGMVMTTVKDEFVYHEMVAHPALATHPNPKKVLVVGGGDGGVIREVLRHPNVEKAVLVEIDGKVIEYSKQYLPEIAGELDNPRVEVIVNDGYMHILNAKNEYDVIMVDSTEPVGPAAPLFERGFYQGIYEALKEDGIFVAQTDNPWFKADLIQQVTRDVKEIFPIVRVYGANIPTYPSGLWTFTMGSKKHDPLNVDETQIPEMDTKYYSPRLHKAAFALPKFVEDLCK
- the speB gene encoding agmatinase; the encoded protein is MRLDQKYSGNVFICSSDDYAGAKAVIYGMPMDYTVSFRPGSRFGPARIREASVGLEEYSPYLDKSIEDLNYFDAGDLLLPFGNAGKSLEIIGEYMRGLLADDKFPVGLGGEHLVTWPVIQEVYKKYPDLAIIHIDAHADLREQYEGEPLSHSTPIRKAAELIGGKNIYQFGIRSGSREEWTYARENINFYPFDVAEPLKKALPELAGRPVYVTIDIDVLDPSAAPGTGTAEAGGITSKELLEAIHLIAGSEANVIGCDLVEVAPIYDSSEQTPIIASKFIREMLLGFVK
- the rpoE gene encoding DNA-directed RNA polymerase subunit delta, whose translation is MSTPLDLKLDPNKVQEMPMVDLAFMILKVANTPFYYRDLMNEVAKLRGLTKGQINDVIAQLYTEINIDGRFACVGNNLWGLKRWYPVDRSEDAMTGGAKRPRIINDDDDDLEDDEIYVEEDDAYTGDEDFDFVDEDSEDEIYVDDEEEAEVDEEVGIEGELEESDSESDEDEEADDFEEGEDEENR
- a CDS encoding S8 family peptidase → MDVTGFLHLLLQELSSSDSNTRNYFIRFHNIQLFNQCRVALEGLQKEHILLQRIRVSPLIHALMCPLSDDGKRILELNGRDWSVEDDVLIQMHAATRKPVAWESGVPWGVRQIKAPQAWSTTTGHRIQIGVIDTGADFRHPDLQHALMRGVNFVHRGLPPHDDNGHGTHIAGTIAASNQIYGIIGVAPRALIHPVKAFDENGSAYVSDIVQGIDWCVRNELNIINMSFGMKSRSKSLLSAVTNAYNAGVTIVASSGNDSKRKSIDYPARYTQTISVGATDKLHRIAPFSNRGRYVDIYAPGEKIVSSWLKGKYHEMSGTSMATSHVSGAIALLLAMNPELNPGEIKALLRRSANPTRCPINRSKTTPVSYEIDVSRLLKEAER
- a CDS encoding CTP synthase codes for the protein MAKYIFVTGGVVSSLGKGITAASLGRLLKNRGLKVTIQKCDPYINVDPGTMSPYQHGEVFVTDDGAETDLDLGHYERFIDINLSKNSNVTTGKIYSSVISKERRGEYLGGTVQVIPHITNEIKERVYRAGKESGTDVVITEIGGTVGDIESLPFIEAIRQIKSEVGRDNVMYIHVTLVPYIKAAGEVKTKPTQHSVKELRSIGIQPNMLVCRTEHGLAEDLKRKIALFCDIDPNAVVECRDASTLYEVPLMLREQGMDDFVVNHLKLQTPEPDMTEWTKLVERVKQLQGEVEIAIVGKYVALHDAYLSVVEALAHAGIDANTDVKLRWVNAEEITAENVAEHLSGINGILVPGGFGDRGIEGKVEAIRFAREQRIPFFGICLGMQVACIEYARNVVGLEGANSSEINPSTGYPVIDLLPEQKDIEDLGGTMRLGLYPCKLQEGSLAMECYADELVYERHRHRYEFNNEYREMVERAGLKITGTSPDGRLVEIVELPGHPWFLAAQFHPEFASRPNRPQPLFREFVKAAIQYRG
- the argS gene encoding arginine--tRNA ligase, which produces MSNSVMERINEQVKNALENAIVAAGIVAREELPAFVIETPKDKTHGDMATNVAMQLTRIAKRNPRQIAEAILEHLDKASASIESADIAGPGFINFRMNKSYLFDVVKEVTEKGADYGRVNFGAGQRAQVEFVSANPTGSLHLGHARGAAVGDALCNLLDFAGYEMTREYYINDAGNQVMNLAKSIECRYKQALGMDAEMPEDGYHGEDIKGFAEELAAKEGDRLLQLSDEERTTYFRNYGLEKELDKIKRDLHRFRVPFDVWFSETSMYESGEVLRGLDALRASGHVYEHEGATWLRTTTFGDDKDRVLIKNDGSYTYLTPDVAYHAYKYARGFDKVINIWGADHHGYIPRMKAAMESLGNDPKKLIVLIAQMVSLFQNGEKVKMSKRTGKAVTMEDLMDEVGVDAIRYFFTMRSMDSHLDFDMDLAISTSNDNPVFYVQYAHARICSIHRQAEEQHIALKSLADIDLTKLTTEHEYDLLRKMGELPEEITVAARDYAPHRLIRYVYELASMFHSYYKAERVITEDAEQTQARLALLSAVRTVIANVLRLVGVSAPERM